atatttatcattaaataaataaaataaaataaaattggttTGAAAGTTGGAAAACACTTGTAGATACTATCTCTACTGgatagaaaagaaagaaaacgaagaatttaatttatagaacaaacacactaaaaaatcaaattagaaaaagtgaaaaagagaacaagaaaaTGACTTTCATCAATAAActtcaattttaataaaataagtaatattaGAAATCACCAAATCTAACAAATAAGTTGTGCTAAAAGTGTTGTTCAATTATGGTCCACAACATCTTCATAGGAGAAATTAAGACCATTTAAAAGTCAACAAAAAttgtcaataaatatttttttctatcaaAAGGCATACACATGACCTCATTTGTAAAATTACATCGTATATTATGAaagctttaaatttttaaattgttactTATTTAcaaactcatttttattttttgttttgcatATGATGGTTCATTTACGATAATTGAAGTGATTCAATCACATAAATAATCAACTGAAGTAATTTTCTGCATCAAATAAGACGGTTGTAACTTTGAAGGAAAAAATAGTCGAGACATGTTAACAATATTTGTTAGACTAGCTATGTGTGAATTTAACGAAATGCAACACACGACGTGTAAGTTAGAAGCACGTTTGAATCCTGCCATAGACAAACTTCTAGTATTTAagtaaagaagaataaaaacgAGTGCGCTTTTATCCACAGAGTTTCAAACCATACGTCAATGGTACTGCAAGAGGGAGAAAAGTGAACCAACCAAATCTTACTATTGTATAACTAAATTATTCATTCCAAAAATTTCTTCAATACCATATCTAGTCCCCACCAAATAACATTCTTGTTCCCCTCCCCTCTTCTCAACCAAAATTCTTTCTCCTCTTATGACATACCAGAAAGAAAGCATAAACAAGATAGAGAAACACTTTATGAATCATTCCCAATAATCGGTGCTCTCGGTCCTTACTCAGATGGCTCGACGACTTGTGGCTCTACCACTTCAGCAGAGCTTGCATCTGACTCAGTTGATGTTTCTTCTGATGCCTCTGTCTCTTCTTCCTCGAATCGTCCCCATCTTCCTCCAAGAGCCATTGCCATCATCTCGTAGATCTTGCCACCCAACTCAGCGGGACTATCAGGCTGTTTCCAATGTGCCTCAGTGTTAAATTCATGTATTAGGAAGAAACAACTTATGCAATACAAGGAAAAACAAGGTGTGTTCCACAGTACTTACAGTAAATCCACTGGAGATCAATGCGGTGTCAAACAACAGTTCCACAGCCCGCTTCGCGTCAGAACTATCGGGTGATTTTCTGCATGCAGCCTGCAAGTAGTTCCACATAACCATTGTTGATAAGTACATATGATTCTTAGTCAAACTTGACCATATTTTTCTTCTGTGGGCGAAAAACAGTTCTTGTGAAATCGCTAAGATTTACTACTagttgtataaaaataaaattattaaactgTTGGTATGCTTTATGATACAAAACGACAAACATATACAACAACTAGGCCATCAGTCGTGttatcccacaagtggggtctaggGACGGTGGGGTGTACGCAGACCTTAGatgttatgtttttatttttctaaaagaaaatgagCAACAGCGAAATCAATTGCTACATCCCAGGCAACTTGTGAGAAACTTATCTACTAGTCCTCACCCGGCACCCACTATATGGTCATTGACGATAATGCCAAGTGTAAACATAGCAGTGATACTTGATGAAGGGGTAGTTTTGGACcacatatttcaaaattaaccctttttttataattaaactGTGTAACAGTCAAACAGTGCaccataaaatgggacggatgGAGTATTTGATTTCACAACACTTGATACTTACAACTTTGATAGAATCCAAATCAAGTAACTACTTAGTCGCTCTGAAGATTGAGCAGGGAAAACTTACATTTAGGTCTTTGATGATTGGATGATCGGGATTAACCTCCAATATTCTTCTCCCTCTCATAAATTCCAGGGTTGAAGTGTCTCCCAAGGTTTGTGCTCTCATCAATCTATTTCATACACacaaaaatgaagattttcaaCTTAGTGTCTTGCAATTTCCAAAActaataaatagaaaaagacGCTAGAAATAATAACCCACAGACCTTTCCATGTTGGCAGACCAACCGAACTTTCCAGATACAAGCACACATGGTGATGAGCTTAAACGCTTTGAAACTTGTACTTTTGCCACCTTATCACCCAACTGTTGTTTTATCCAATCACATAGAAGATTGTACTCTTGCTTGGCTTCCCTGTCTTTcacctcatcatcatcatctgaAATCAATGCCGGAGACCAAAATATGTTAAGACGTTCTGAAACAGGTGAAACTTGATTGTCCGTTTCGTTTATATTTCTCCAATACCCTTTCTGCTGTTTATTTGAGTGTTCACATAGCgggaaataaaatttgaaaggaAAGACACGGAATATTGAAGGAAATCACTTCTATACTATGTTCCCAGTCAATGCAAGAAAAAATGAGCTTACCAAGCTCCAGGTCCTCTTTGCTAATGTCAACAAACTTCTTTTCCTTGTATGTTTGTAAATTCTGGATAGCCACCTCATCTATTGGTTCAACGAGGTACAACACCTATATCACAGCAACACAGGCAAATGTTAGGAGTGTGTACAAGCAGAGGGTATTCTAGTGAGATCTTAAGCCAGATAACATGATCTCTGACACAGCCTTCCCCAAAGCACGTGTTTTCGTCTTCCCAAGAATGACATGACATGCAGATTAAGATGAGAGTTGAAATTATGATTTGTTTAAAGCCGAATGAGGAGCATGTACTGGCAGCAAGTTCACTTTTCCTCTACATAGAAATAATCTAGCAAGTTCAAAAGCACTATAGCTTATTGAGATAAGACTATAATGGGACCATTATGGAAAATGGAATATCATTCTGCAACAACCAAAAGAGAAAAGGAGTATGTTCAAACTGGCATAGGTAGGAGCAAGAAAAGGTGGTACAGAATGAAACGATTCATCCAAACAACGGTCTGGATGTCAAGGATAATGaatcataaattaaaagaatcatTCTTTGGACATCCTACCAGAAAACTTCAATGACACTTTTTACTATCCAGCTAGCTATAAAGACTGGTGACACATACAGTATTCAATTTGTGTTACATTTTTGGGAGGCTGTTTCTCTTGTTATCAGTTAATCCCTTTAGGAAGGGGAAGGGGAAGGGAGTACGTCTGCAGAACTCCACATTCAAACTATAGAGTAAACCTACAGAGACTTGTCATTCATGCCTATTGGGTATCTGGATGACTTGGTAAATAATCCAGTAAAAATTAGGATGAAGTAAATACCTCAATACCCTTCTGGACCAACTTCTCCAAGAAAGGAGCAGTCCTGGCACTCTGTAAGCTATCAGTGGCCAAATAGTAAATGGCTTTCTGATTTTCGCCCATGTTCTCAACATAGTCATCTAAGCTTATCAATTCTTCTTCACTTTTGGAAGAAAAGAATCTCAGTAATGGGGTTATCCGCTTGTGATTACCAGTGTCTTCAATACAtcccaacttaacaaattttccGAAGTTCTCCCAGAATTTTTTGTAATCCTGTATTAAAATAGCAGCGCTCTTACAGAATTCAAGAGACTCTTTTGATAAGGCACCAAAGGTAAAGAAAGTTCTGATAATATTTTACCTCCTTGTTCTCACTCTCAGAGAGATCCTGAATCATGTCGAATGTTTTTCTCACTAGTCTCTTTCTCATTATCCGAACCTaggatgaaataaataaatacattacaGTCCAAGAACAGgttcttctttttcaattgaaCTACAAATGATAGCTCAAGAAATTGACCATAGCAACCACCACATCAGTGCCGATTGCTAAACAAGAATACAGTTTGACATATAATTCATTCAAGCACGAAAGCTTTTCCTTACAATTCGGCTCTCCTGCAGGATTTCTCGTGAAACATTAAGAGGAAGGTCATTTGAGTCCACCACTCCTTTAACAAAGCTCAGGTACCTCGGAAACTGAAATGCATAGAACTAGCATCAGCTGATTTGGAAAAAAAGGGCACTGCACTTTAACTGGCACCCAAAGCCACTTGGGCATCAATTTAAATTTGGATTGCTTAAAGCTGGGATGTAAAACTATACATTCTCTTTGTCTACCACTTAACacaaatctcattattttattctgCAGTAGACATTTTAAACATGGTTCAAGAACATCACTTCTCTTCATGTGTATTAACATCAAATATACAGCTCAAAGAATGAGAAACTATGAATTTATGAATGAGAAACTTCACAATGACACAAGGAAAGAGCTATCAATTCTCTTTACATCTCTTCTACAAGTTGCAAAATCGAGCTAACATATAGAACTTACCAACTCCCCATCAAAATCATCAGAAATAAAGACACGTTTCACATACAAACGTATGTTCTTTGTCTTGGGATTTACGACATCTTCATTGTTAAGAGGAGCCATTCCAGGTATATACAAGACACTTCTAAACTCCACCTCACCCTGCACAAATTGTTCTATCAGAGTTAAaacatcaatatataaaaatcgACAAATGACTAGTGATCAATCCAAAATGAAAAGTGAATACCTCTGTAGTGAAGTGAGTGTGGGCAAGTGGATCCAAGAACTCATTAAAAGTTCTCTTGTAGAACTCTTGGTACTGTTCTTTCTCAACTTCTTTTGGATTCCGCATCTACAATATATCACAGGTAAAAGAGGATTATCCTAACTAGAATGACCATGCAAAAACTCACATacaaaaaagagtaaatataaAGAACTCTCACTGTAGTCACCAACTCACCCAGATAGGTTTTGTCTCATTCGTCAACTCCCAATCAAAGTACTTCTCAGTTTTGGTCTTCTTTGTCATTTTCTTCTCTTCCTGTcattataaagaaaaaggaaacacAAATTCCAATATCGTCAATAAACTCGAGAAGCATAGACACATAGTGAAGAGAATACACTGTAAGCACATAAGTATAAAGCCATCACCTCtgttttttcttctccttcctttggttcttcctcttcctctaccTGTCAAATTTACCAATGAGAATTAGGCATAGATGAATGATAGATGACAAACTAGCACAGTGAAACAAGTTGAAACCCCCTTGTCCCCTACTGAtccacaaaataataataatcaacgAAGTTTTCACAGGAGAATGCAAATTGTCTCACACACTtatcagcaacaacaacaccCCATACACACACACCCCACCCCCTTAAATCAGCCCCCAGCAATGGTATGttgtttaataataataacagtaaAAAATTTAACATGATAAAGGAAATTAGACACACTTCTCTTAATCAAATCACAAGCAGTACAAACAACCTCTAACCCGTAAAGATTAATATTATGTCGTAATAAAGATGCAACTGTTTCAGTTTTTTAAGCACCTACTGGCCCCCTATATCTGCCTCTGGCAACGGTATtctaaatctgaaaattttaaaggtaatcaaaaatataaattatccAAACCCCAACCCATCACGAAAAAAAGTGTGTTTGCCATAAGCTGAAACCACAAAAGATTTCTCCTAAAACTCCAAATATAAAAGAGGAGGTGAAGGTTAAAATCGCCTTAGATTATACAAGGAGCCTTACCTCAATTGTTCTTGATTTCTCCTGCCACGTGTAAATTGGAAAAGATACAAACTGTGAATAATTCTTcaccaaatcttggatcttctTGGGCTCACAATACTCGTATTTGTCATCATCCTACAAAAAGATGGTAGCCTATCAAATTGCATCTACCAAAGGGAACAAAACCATTCACAATGCTCTACACTGATCCATCTTAAGTCTGAACACACCGAAGAAGATAAATAACAAGGTTATGACTATCCAAGTTTACAATTCTCAACTTATTATCATCCAGAGAAGTCATCAGTTGACATGGTCAACGATGAATTTTAGGAACTTATCTTTAATTTCTTGTAATACCCCGAGTCCAGCAAAATTAGGAGATGAAACAAAAAGGAGATTGACAACAAAGGGGATTTAGGCATAAAGCTACCAAGAGAAAGGAGCAGAATTATTGCAGTACCCTCAAATAAAGTGTAATTTGTGTTCCTCGAGTTAGAAGATTTTCAGGATTAGTTTCCTCTCTGATGACATATGAGCTACTGTCAGCCTCCGCCTCCCAAACAAACTGTTTATCTGACCTTGGGCTCTTCGTGGAAACTACAACCTGATTGCACGGAAAGacataaaaacaaaatcagTGGAATGGCAatgcctttttttttataaatccaTATCCATATGAAATGAGCAGCTACCTTTTGCGCAACAAGAAATGCAGAATAGAAACCAACACCAAATTGACCAATCAATCCATTGTCAGCTCCAAGGTCTTTGTTTTCCTATAGATAGAAAAGCAGCATAGTTCTTAGAGACAAT
The window above is part of the Solanum pennellii chromosome 5, SPENNV200 genome. Proteins encoded here:
- the LOC107020312 gene encoding heat shock protein 90-5, chloroplastic, giving the protein MAPVVSRSLTSSPMASVPYSPSFVLGSGSTNRVCLKTTFLPRNNIKNGFLQSGLRWKQDKRDVGVVVRCEASAVAEKEASETSGETHEYQAEVSRLMDLIVHSLYSHKEVFLRELVSNASDALDKLRFLSLTEPSLLGDSSELEIRIKPDPDNGTVTITDTGIGMTKEELIDCLGTIAQSGTSKFLKALKENKDLGADNGLIGQFGVGFYSAFLVAQKVVVSTKSPRSDKQFVWEAEADSSSYVIREETNPENLLTRGTQITLYLRDDDKYEYCEPKKIQDLVKNYSQFVSFPIYTWQEKSRTIEVEEEEEPKEGEEKTEEEKKMTKKTKTEKYFDWELTNETKPIWMRNPKEVEKEQYQEFYKRTFNEFLDPLAHTHFTTEGEVEFRSVLYIPGMAPLNNEDVVNPKTKNIRLYVKRVFISDDFDGELFPRYLSFVKGVVDSNDLPLNVSREILQESRIVRIMRKRLVRKTFDMIQDLSESENKEDYKKFWENFGKFVKLGCIEDTGNHKRITPLLRFFSSKSEEELISLDDYVENMGENQKAIYYLATDSLQSARTAPFLEKLVQKGIEVLYLVEPIDEVAIQNLQTYKEKKFVDISKEDLELDDDDEVKDREAKQEYNLLCDWIKQQLGDKVAKVQVSKRLSSSPCVLVSGKFGWSANMERLMRAQTLGDTSTLEFMRGRRILEVNPDHPIIKDLNAACRKSPDSSDAKRAVELLFDTALISSGFTPDSPAELGGKIYEMMAMALGGRWGRFEEEETEASEETSTESDASSAEVVEPQVVEPSE